From the genome of Anaerolineales bacterium:
CTTGAGGCCGGTTCTGCATGCTGCCCGTCCAGGCCCGGCCGGTGTCGGTGGGAGTCTTCGGCGGACAGCTGGAGTACGGCCGGCTCAAGTGGTATGCCGTGATGTTCGTCATGGTCGTGCTCAGAACGCCCGCCGGGGATCGGCGGAACTGGCCGGCGATCCGTGCCTGGGCGGAGGGTCTGGCGAAGGTGTTGCGCCCTGAGGGTGGTGAGGTCTAGATCGCCACCGGGCCCATCCATAGGCAACCCGAGCGCTGGGGGCGGATCACCTGCTAGGGCGTGGATGTCGAAGGGAGTTGGTGGGCGGATCAAGCCAATGAACCTGCCGCCTCCCAGGCCGGTGCGTGCCGCCAAGTCTCCCCGGATCAAAGAGTCCGCCAAAGTCGTCCCTCCTGATCGCGGAAGCAAGCCCTCTCCCTGAGGCTCACGATTCGCCCCTATTCGAAAAGCTGCCAAGGGCATCGGCGGCGCCAGGCAAAAGGATCCCTGACTGGCCGCCAGCTCAAGACCCCGAAAGAGCGCTTGTGCTGTCGGCAGAGGACCCCGCGACTGAAGGCCGTCACGGGGGTGGAGCCTCGACGCACAGGCTGGCGGAGGGGGGTTGGTATTGGATAGGAAATGGCCAATATCGCTGCCCCACTGTTCGCGGGGCCATAGCAGCAAGGAAGATCGGCCTTTGTTTCGATTTCTCTTGGAAGACTGCCATTCACGGCGACAGTCCCTCGCCGAGGGAGTTGACAGCGCCAGCAAATCGTGCAAGAATGAGGTAGCTCCGGTAACGTTCCCGGTATCCTTCTCGGAAGCGCGGGAATGAAGACCACCAGACGATCTGCAAGCATCACCGATGTGGCAAAAGCGGCGGGGGTGTCGATCTCCACGGTCTCGCGGGTATTGAACGCGCGGGTCGACGTGGCGGACGACACGCAGCAACGCGTCCTGGCTGTCATCGGTGAACTGGGCTACACCTCGAACCTGGCAGCGCGCAGCATGCGTAGCCGCAGAAAGAACCTGATCGGGCTCGTCGTGCCCGACATCGGGTTTCCCTATTCGATCGAAATCATGAAGGGGATCAATCGGGCGATCGCCGAGTCGACGTTCGACCTGTTGCTTTACACCACAGGGGACGTGAAGAAGAGCGGTGCGGCGTTACATGAACAGCACTATATCTCCCTGCTGAACAACTCGATTGCCGACGGCGTGATCATCGTTGCCTCTGCCGCGGCGGATTTCGTTTCCGAAGCCCCCATCGTCTCGGTGGATCCTCATGGCAACAATCCGAACTACCCCTACGTTCAGGGGACGAACTACGAAGGCGCCATCCAAGCCATGGAGTACTTGTTGCGCCTGGGGCATCGCCGAATCGGCTTCATCACCGGCAGAGCCGAAATCGGGAGCGGTCAGCGTCGTCTCAAGGGGTTTCGGGACGCGCTGGCGAAGGCAGGGATCGAGCCGGACGAGCGGTTGGTGGTTGCCGGGGATTTCTCCACCGAGACCGGCCGCAAGTGCGCTCTCCAGCTCTTCTCACTGAAGGAACCGCCCACCGCGATCTTCGCCGCAAACGATCAGTCGGCTATCGGCGTGTTCCTGGCCGCCAGCGAAGCGGGGGTGCGCATCCCGGAGGATTGCTCCGTCGTGGGGTTCGACAACATCCCAGAAGCCAGGTATATGGGGCTGACCACGGTGGACCAGTTCCTCGAGCAGATGGGCTACATCGCGGTCCAGATGCTCGCCAAGTTGATCGACAAGGAGCCCCTGGTGAAACGCGTGCACAAGATGCCCACGCAGCTGGTGGAACGCACTTCCTGCCGGCCCCGGACGGAGCCTGGCTAATTGAGGTCGAACTGGGACTGGCAGGGTCGTTGTTTTCTCCCGGTAGGCGAACGGGAGCAGCCCAAACGGAAGGAGGTGAGTGTCGAGACAACCTAATGGAAACGTGCAGATCCTCTCTTCGCCGTGTGGAGACGAAGGAAGACCTGCGACAGTGTGCGGAGATCACTCCACACACACCGAAGCACAGCCGATCGAATCCCACTCTAGGAGGGGAAGGGAAATGCGTAAGTCACTCCTGCTACTTGTAAGCCTGCTGGTGGCCGCGTCTATGGTCCTGACGGCCTGTGGCGGCGCCGCCACTGAAGCCCCTGCGCCGACGGAAGCACCCGCAGCGCCGGCCGAGCAGCCCACCGCCGCTCCGGCAGCGCCAGCCGAGAAGGAAGTGCTCAACGTCTGGTCGTTCACCAACGAAATCAAGACCATGGCGACTGCTTTCGAAGGCAAGCATCCCGATGTGGATGTTGTCTACACCATGATCCCCATGACCAACGGCGAGTACCAGACGAAGCTGAAGGCGTCCCTTGGGACCGCTGATGTGCCTGACGTCGTCGCCCTGGAAGCGGCATTCGTCAAGGAATGGGTGGAAGCTGATTTCCTGGCGGATCTGAACGACCTTCTTCCGCTGACGGAAGAGCTGAAGACCTTCCCGGCAGTCGTCCAGGTGGGCGCGAACGAAGGCGTGTCGAAGGGGTTCTCGTATCAGGCAACCCCGGGCGGCTTCTTCTACCGCCGCAGCATTGCCAAGGAGTGCCTGGGAACGGACGATCCGGCCGCCGTGCAGGCCATGGTGGCCGACCTCGACAAGTTCGTTGAGACGGCCGCCAAGATCAAGGAATGCTCGGCCGGCAAGACCTTCATGGTCGGCACCTCGGCCGAGCTGTTCAACCCGTTCCTGGCGAACCGCGCACAGCCGTGGGTTGTCGATGACACCCTGGTCATCGACCCCAAGGTCGAGGAGTACGTGGCCTTCGCCAAGCTCATGCGGGACAATGGGTATGAGTCCCAGGCGACCCAGTGGACCGAGGGCTGGTTCGCCGGGATGAGCGACACGCTGAAGGATGCCGAAGGCAACCCGGTTCGGGTCTTCAGCTACTTCCTGCCGACCTGGGGCCTGCCCTATGTGCTCCAGCCGAACTCCGGCGAGACCGGCGGTGACTGGGCCTTGATCGATGGTCCAATGGCCTACCAGTGGGGCGGCACCTGGGTCGGCGCCATGGCCGACAGCCCGAACCTGGATATGGCCAAGGAGTTCATCAAGTTCGTCGCCCTCGACGAGGAGAACCTGACCAACTGGGCGACCGGTGTCTACACCAACGAGTACCTCAAGGCGATCGATCCCGAGACGCCCGAAGACCAGAAGCAGGCGCCCGGGGACTTCGTCTCCAGCCAGGTGGTAGTTGAGAAGATCACGCCGGAGTTTGACGGATCCGCCCTGTACGACTGGTTGGGTGGACAGAACAACTACGAAGCTTTCGGGAAAGCAGCGCCCAAGGTCAACGGCGCCCTGATGACCGGATCGGATGATGCCATTCAGCGGGCGATGAATGACCCGCTCGCCAGCTACCTCCTCGGCGACATCACGGAAGCCGAGTTCTGGCAGCAGTGGCTGGATGCCGTTCAGAACCTGTTCCCCGAGCTGACCATTCCTGAGCCGCCCGTCACCGGGTAGCAGGGTCCGCTCACAGCGTCGTGGGTCAGTGTGCGTTCGCGTGCACTGACCCACGCTGGCTTTTTTGGGCGTCGCCGAATACCATCATAGTCTTGGATTCGTCATCTGGCGAGGAATAGCCATGCGAACAGGTAGATTGAGCACCACCTCCTATGGTTATCTCTTCATTGCTCCCTTCATCATTGGCTTTCTTCTCTTCGGACTCTATCCGGTCTACAACACGCTGGCATTGAGTCTGACCAATACGACTATGATGACGCGTGAGGCGCATTTCATCGGCCTCGAGAATTTCAAGCGCCTGTTTGCCGACGACTTCTTCATGAAGGCCGTCACCAATTCGTGGTTGATCTGGTTGCTGAACTTCATCCCCCAGATCGGCATCGCCTTGCTGCTTTCCGCCTGGTTCATGAACATCCGGCTGAAGATCCGAGCGGTCGGCATGTGGCGGACATTGTTCTTCTTGCCGAACTTGCTGATGCCGGCTGCAGTGGCGGCCCTGTTCTTCAGCCTGTTCTCCTACTACGGCCCCGCCAATCAACTCATGGTCACGGCCGGGCTGCAGAGCGAGGCCATTCACTACTTGCAGAAGATCGCCACCACCCGCGGCCTGCTGGTGTTCATCCAATGGTGGACGTGGTTCGGCTGGACAACAATCATCATCATGGCCGGCATGACCGCCATCCCCATCCACCTCTTCGAAGCGGCCATGGTGGATGGCGCATCGGCCGGGCAGATGTTTACCCAGATCACGCTGCCGTTGTTGAAGCCGATCCTGATCTTCGTCTTCGTCACTTCGCTGGTGGGCGGGATGACGATGTTCGACATTCCGTTTCTATTGACAGATGGCAGAGGCTCTCCGGCTAGCTCGATCATGACGAACAACATCCTGATGTATCTGAAGTTCTCCAGCAGCAAGGGGCACATTGCCTTCGCCTCGTCGGTCGGAGTGCTGGTGTTCATCATGACCACGGTGTGCGCCCTGGGGATCTTCTACTTCCTGCGCGACCGGGAAGGCAAGGCCACGGCCGTCCCAGAAACTGCCCCTGCCAGCCCGCCTGGGAAGGGTAGACAGCCAGCATGATCAGTCGTTACAGACTCGGCACCTACAGCATGCGGGTGATCGTGTATGGCGTTCTGATCTTGCTGCTGGTGATCACCATTATCCCCATCTGGCTGCTGATCGTGAATGCCACCCGTTCGACCACGGAGATCCAGCAGGGAGTGAGTGCGCTGCCCAGCACACACTTGCTGGAGAACTTCCGGATCCTGGAAAGCAAGGGCATCAACATGGGGAGAGGCTTCGCCAACAGCCTGTTTGTGGCGGTCGCCTCGACGGTTGTGGCGGTGTATTTCGGCTTCCTGACGGCCTACGGCATAGTGATCTATGACTTCAAGGGCAGGAACCTGTTCATGAGCTTCGTCATTCTGTTGGTGCTGATCCCCATGCAGTTCTCGATCGTGGGCTTCTTCCAGTATATGTCGCGCTTGGGACTCACTGACAACTACGCTTCCCTCATTCTGCCGCTCGTCGCCAGCGCCGGGGCGGTCTTCTTTGCCAAGCAATACCTGGAGTCGGTTGTCGTCCGTGAGCTGATCGATGCCGCCCGGATCGACGGGGCGAGTGAGCTGGGGATCTTTCATCGGGTGATGATGCCGCTGGCGATCCCCGGCGCGGCGACCTTGGGCATCTTCGCCTTTGTCGCTGCCTGGAACAACTTCTTCAATGCTTTCATCCTGATCTCGTCGCTCGAGAAGTACACGCTGCCAATGTTGGTGCAAACCTTGCGCGGCGATGTGTATCGGACCGAGTACGGCGCCATCTACCTGGGGCTGGCGATCACCGTTGTGCCGATCATCGTCATGTACGTGTTCTTTGCGCGGTACATCATCAGCGGGATTGCCATGGGTGCTATGAAGGAATAGGGGGATCTGAAACGAGGCTCTATGCGGTATGGTCACTTCGACGACCAGAAGCAGGAATACGTGCTCGACCGGCCGGATCCGCCCCTGCCGTGGATCAACTACCTTGGCAGCGACGAGTTCTTCGGCCTCATCTCCAATACCGGCGGTGGGTACTCCTTCTACAAAGATGCCCGGCTGCGGCGACTGACCCGCTATCGCTACAACAACGTTCCACCGGACTCGAACGGGCGCTTCCTCTATCTGCGCGACGACGACGCCCAGGATCGCCTGGCGGGCCCCCGCTTCTGGACACCGTCATGGCAGCCGATGCGAATGCCGTTGGATACATATGAGTGTCGGCATGGTATGGGATATACCAGCATCCGTTCCTCGGCGGCCGGAATCGAATGTTGCACCCGCTATTTCGTCCCGCTGGGCGAGACCCTCGAAGTCTGGGAGCTGACGCTCACCAATCATCGCCCGCAGCGAGCGCAATTGTCGGCAATCGCCGCCGTGGAGTTCAATCTCTGGGATGCTCACGACGACGCCACCAACTACCAACGCAACTACTCCGTCGGTGAGGTTGAAGTCGCCGACGGAGTCATCTACCACAAGACGGAGTATCGCGAGCGACGCAACCACTTCGCCTACCTGGCCTGTTCTGAGCCTGTGATCGGATTCGACACTCAGCGCGAAGCCTTCCTGGGAGCGTATCGGGGTTGGGATTCGCCGGCCGCCGTGGAGGCGGGCGAGTTGTCCGGCTCGATTGCGCATGGATGGCAGCCGATAGGGGCACTGCATCTCAAGGCGGAATTGGAGCCGGGTCAGCAGAAGAAAGTCATCTTCCTCCTGGGATACCACGAGAACCCGGTCGGCGAGAAATTCGAGGATCCCGAATCCCAGGTCGCCGACAAGCGCCGGGTCTTGCCGACGATCGGGAAGTACCTCAAGCCAGAGGTCGTCGAAAGCGCGTTCCAAGCGTTGCGTCTCTACTGGACGAGTAGCTTGAACACCCTCCAGGTGGTCACGCCGGATCCACACACCAACCGCATGGTGAATATCTGGAACGCCTACCAGGTGATGATCACCTTCAACCTGTCGCGATCGGCTTCCTACTTCGAGTCCGGAATCGGGCGCGGCATGGGCTTTCGCGACTCGAACCAGGATCTGCTAGGTTTCGTGCAGTTCTCCCCGGCGCGGGCCCGGGAGCGCATCTTGGATTTGGCGGCGACCCAGTTGCCCAGTGGGGGGGCCTACCACCAGTACCAGCCGCTGACCAAACGCGGCAACAACGACATCGGCAGCGGGTTCAATGATGATCCGCTCTGGCTGGTGTTGTCGGTGTCGGCCTACCTGAAGGAGACGGACGACTGGGGCATTCTCCAAGTTCCTGTTGTCTATGACAACCAGCCGGCGACCGAGGAACGCCTCCTCGAGCATTTGCGCCGTTCGATCCAGTACACGCTCGACCGACTGGGGCCGCATGGTTTGCCCCTGATCGGCCGCGCCGACTGGAATGACTGCCTAAACCTGAACTGCTTCTCGGACGTGCCCGGACAGCCGTTTCAAACCACGACCAACCGAGACGGGCATGTGGCGGAAAGCGTCTTCATCGCAGGGTTGTTTGTGCTGGCCGCCAAGGAAATGGGCGAGATCGCTACCCGGCTGGGCGAGGCCGGGCTGGCTGAGTTGTGCTCGACAGCCACCCAGAAGATGGAGGCAGCGATCGGTTTTGCGGGTTGGGATGGTGAGTGGTTTCGCCGGGCCTACGACGACTCTGGCCGGCCACTCGGGTCGAAGGAGAATGATGAAGGCCGGATCTTCATCGAGCCGCAGGGTATCTGTGTGATGGCAGGCTTGGGCTTAGACGACGGCCGGGCGCGGCAGGCTCTGGACTCCGTCGCCGACCAGCTGGCGACGCCGCACGGGATCGTCCTGCAGCAGCCAGCCTTCCACAAGTACTACCTGCACCTGGGCGAGATCTCGTCCTATCCTCCGGGGTACAAGGAGAACGCCGGCGTCTTCTGTCATACGAATCCATGGATCATGATCGCCGAGGCGATGGTTGGGCGGGGGGACAGGGCCCACGATTACTACCTGCGCATCAATCCGTCGGCGCGCGAGCAAATCAGTGACATCCACCGGTGCGAGCCCTACGTCTACGCCCAGATGATCGCCGGCAGAGATGCCCCCACCTTCGGCGAAGCCAAGAACTCCTGGTTGACGGGCACCGCAGCCTGGAACTACGTCGCCATCACCCAATGGATCCTGGGCATCCGTCCCACCTACGAGGGCCTGCGGATCACACCCGTGATCCCTTCGAGCTGGGATGGCTTTGAGGCCGAGCGTTCCTTCCGGGGAGCCCGCTACGCGATCCAGGTGAAGCGAAAGGGCCCGGGGAATGCAGTCCAGCTGGAAGTGGATGGCAGGCCACTGAACGGAACGGTGATTCCGCTGCCCCCACAGGGTGTATCAAGTGTCCAGGTCGTGGCTTGGCTGGGTCAAGAGTGAATGGCCATGAGTGATTGGCCATGAGTGATGGAGCAGGGGCTTTCCCGCGGGACTTCATCTGGGGCGCCGCGACGGCATCCTACCAGATCGAAGGCGGATGGAATGAGGATGGCAAAGGCGAGAGCATCTGGGATCGCTTCAGCCATGCCCCGGGAAACGTAGTCAATGGGGACACGGGAGATGTCGCCTGCGATCACTACCACCGCTGGCGTGAAGATGTTGCCCTGATGAAGGCCCTCGGCCTGAAAGCCTATCGCTTCTCCATCTCCTGGCCGCGCATCCTGCCGGATGGGCGCGGTGCGGTGAATCAAGGCGGGCTCGGCTTCTACAGCAAGTTGGTCGATGCGCTCCTGGACGCGGGGATAGCGCCCTATGTGACCCTGTACCACTGGGACTTGCCCCAGCCCTTACAGGATCAAGGCGGCTGGCCGGCGCGGACGGTGGTGGATGCCTTCGCCGAGTTCGCGGACATCATGGGCCGCTCCCTCGGAGACCGTGTGGAACACTGGATCACGGTGAATGAACCCTGGGTCAGCGCCTTCGTGGGCTACCGAGACGGGCGACATGCGCCCGGGCACACCGATCGGAAGGAGGCCTTGGCGGCCGCTCACCATTTGCTCCTCGCTCATGGACGGGCTGTGCCCGTCATCCGGGCCAATTGCCCGGGCGCATCCGTGGGGATTGCCCTGAATCTGACTCCCCAAGAACCGGCCTCCCCCAGCGCCGCCGATCGGAGAGAATCCACTTGGGTGGATGGCTCCATCAACCGCTGGTTCCTCGACCCTCTGGTCGGACGAGACTATCCGCGGGACATGGTCGCCAGCTTTGGGGACGCCCTGGATTTCGTTCAAGACGGCGACATGAGAACGATTGCCGAGCCCATTGACTTGCTGGGCGCCAACTACTACACCCGCAACATTGTTCGATCGAGAGATCTCAGCGAAGCGGAAAACCTGCGGCGCACCGTTGTTCCGGGCGACGAGCTGACCGAAATGGGCTGGGAGGTCTACCCCCAGGGACTCTACGATACCTTGGGCCGGCTGCATTTCGGCTATGGCTTTCCTTCGATCTATGTCACCGAGAACGGTGCAGCCTTCCCGGATGCACTTGCCCAAGACGGCAGGGTGAACGATCCCGCCCGTCTGTCGTACATCAAACACCATCTGCTGATGGTCCAACGGGCTATCGCCAGTGGTGTCCCGGTGAAGGGGTACTTTGTCTGGTCGCTGCTGGACAACTTTGAGTGGAGCTTCGGGTACTCCAAGCGCTTCGGAATCGTGTATGTCGACTACCGAACACAACAGCGCATCCCAAAGGCAAGTGCAGCCTGGTACCGCCAAGTGATCCTTGAGAATGGCGCTGGCTTGGGAGGCTGATGTTCTCTAGGTTGTCATGCTCGCTTGAGCGGCTGGCGAAAGCGGGCCGGCTCCCTAGCTCAGTCAGCCGGGAGTGCGGTTCGCCCCAGGCAAACCCAACATGCGGGGCAGGCCGCAGCTCGAGCGGTGGTGGGGTGAGAGCCGGTTGAAGGCCAGCGATCTGATTCGGAACCACGGGCAGAAGGACTGCCGGAAGTCATGGCTCAGAGCTGGGGCGCAGCTTCTCCCGGCAGTTGGTTCTTCAGAATGAATCTTGGGAACTTGATCGAGAGGGGATATGACGTCAGCCAATAGGCGCATCGAAATCCTGCTGTCGCAGATGACCCTGGACGAGAAGCTTGCTCAGATGGGTTCCTGCTGGTTCTTCGAGCTTCAAACCCACGGGGAGCTCGATCCCGTCAAGCTCGGCGCCCGCCTCAAAGAAGGCATCGGTCAAATCACGCGCCCGGGCGGCGCTTCCACGCTTCCCCCGGTCGGGATCGCAAGAGCCGGCAACCGCATTCAGAAGTACCTGATTGAGCACACGCGCTTGGGTATACCCGCAATCTTGCATGAAGAGAGCTGTTGCGGGGCCATGGTTCTTGGCGGGACGATGTACCCGCAAATGCTCGGCCTGGCTGCGACTTTCCGTCCTGCGCTCGCCGAAGCAATGACCCGTGCGATCCGGGATCAGCTCCTTGCCATCGGGGCGCGCCTGGTCCTGGGGCCTGTCCTGGACCTGGCATTCGATGCCCGCTGGGGTCGCACCGAAGAGACCTTCGGCGAGGACCCAACCCTGACCGCCCACTTCGGGATGGCCTACATCCGCGGTCTCCAGAGCGACAACCTGGCCAGGGGTGTGGCTGCAACTGGCAAGCACTTCATCGGGCACAGCCTCTCCCAGGGTGGGCAGAACTGCGGCCCTGTCCATCTCGGCATGCGCGAACTGCAGGATGTCTACCTCATTCCCTTCCAGGCCGCCATTCGGGATGCGGGGTTGGCGGCGATCATGAACGCCTATCCCGAAGTCGATGGTGAGATCGTGGCGGCCTCTCGCCGGATCCTCACCGAGCTGCTGCGCGACCAGCTCGGCTTCGAAGGACCCGTCGTGTCGGACTACGAAAGCGTGACGATGATCCACAACTACCACCATGCCGCCGCCGATCTGTCGAGGGCGGCGAGCATGGCCCTGCATGCCGGAATCGATGTGGAGCTGCCCACACTGCTCTGTTATGGCGATCCATTGAAAGACGCACTCGAGGCAGGCGCCATCTCGCTGGAGCTCGTCGACAACGCTGTGCGGCGGCATCTCCAGTTGAAGGTGGAGCTGGGTCTGCTGGACAACCCGTACGTCTCCGAGGAGGGCGTGGCCGAAACCTTCGAGACGCCGGCCAACCGGCAGCTTGCCCGCCAGATTGCCGGCCAGAGCCTGGTCCTGCTGAAGAACGATGGCATCTTGCCGCTCAAGAAGACCGGGCAGACTCTGGCTGTGATCGGCCCCCATGGGGATACCGGTCGCAACCAGCTGGGAGGCTACTCGTATGCCGCGGTGGTGGAACTGATGACCCTGCAAGCCCCCGAAGGGTCGTCATTTGTCGGCCTCGATGCGGCCTCCCTGGCCCAGGACGACATTCGGGTTGTCACGATCCTGCAGGGGATCAAGGCGATCGTTCCGCCCGAGACCAAGGTTCTCTTCGCGCCAGGTTGCGGTCTACTCGATGGCGAGCCAGAGGGCTTGGCGAAGGCCCTTGCGATCGCCGAGGCGGCGGATGTGATCATCCTGGCCCTCGGCGAACGATCGGGCTTGGTCCCTTCCTGCACGACCGGCGAGACGCGCGACAGCGCCGATCTCAGGCTTCCGCCTGTCCAGGAAGAGCTGGCCCGTAGGCTTTTGGAGGCCGGCAAGCCGATCGTTTTGGTGTTGATCAATGGGCGTCCGCTGGCTGTCCCGTGGTTGGCAGAACACATGAATGCGATTCTGGA
Proteins encoded in this window:
- a CDS encoding glycosyl transferase translates to MRYGHFDDQKQEYVLDRPDPPLPWINYLGSDEFFGLISNTGGGYSFYKDARLRRLTRYRYNNVPPDSNGRFLYLRDDDAQDRLAGPRFWTPSWQPMRMPLDTYECRHGMGYTSIRSSAAGIECCTRYFVPLGETLEVWELTLTNHRPQRAQLSAIAAVEFNLWDAHDDATNYQRNYSVGEVEVADGVIYHKTEYRERRNHFAYLACSEPVIGFDTQREAFLGAYRGWDSPAAVEAGELSGSIAHGWQPIGALHLKAELEPGQQKKVIFLLGYHENPVGEKFEDPESQVADKRRVLPTIGKYLKPEVVESAFQALRLYWTSSLNTLQVVTPDPHTNRMVNIWNAYQVMITFNLSRSASYFESGIGRGMGFRDSNQDLLGFVQFSPARARERILDLAATQLPSGGAYHQYQPLTKRGNNDIGSGFNDDPLWLVLSVSAYLKETDDWGILQVPVVYDNQPATEERLLEHLRRSIQYTLDRLGPHGLPLIGRADWNDCLNLNCFSDVPGQPFQTTTNRDGHVAESVFIAGLFVLAAKEMGEIATRLGEAGLAELCSTATQKMEAAIGFAGWDGEWFRRAYDDSGRPLGSKENDEGRIFIEPQGICVMAGLGLDDGRARQALDSVADQLATPHGIVLQQPAFHKYYLHLGEISSYPPGYKENAGVFCHTNPWIMIAEAMVGRGDRAHDYYLRINPSAREQISDIHRCEPYVYAQMIAGRDAPTFGEAKNSWLTGTAAWNYVAITQWILGIRPTYEGLRITPVIPSSWDGFEAERSFRGARYAIQVKRKGPGNAVQLEVDGRPLNGTVIPLPPQGVSSVQVVAWLGQE
- a CDS encoding GH1 family beta-glucosidase — encoded protein: MSDGAGAFPRDFIWGAATASYQIEGGWNEDGKGESIWDRFSHAPGNVVNGDTGDVACDHYHRWREDVALMKALGLKAYRFSISWPRILPDGRGAVNQGGLGFYSKLVDALLDAGIAPYVTLYHWDLPQPLQDQGGWPARTVVDAFAEFADIMGRSLGDRVEHWITVNEPWVSAFVGYRDGRHAPGHTDRKEALAAAHHLLLAHGRAVPVIRANCPGASVGIALNLTPQEPASPSAADRRESTWVDGSINRWFLDPLVGRDYPRDMVASFGDALDFVQDGDMRTIAEPIDLLGANYYTRNIVRSRDLSEAENLRRTVVPGDELTEMGWEVYPQGLYDTLGRLHFGYGFPSIYVTENGAAFPDALAQDGRVNDPARLSYIKHHLLMVQRAIASGVPVKGYFVWSLLDNFEWSFGYSKRFGIVYVDYRTQQRIPKASAAWYRQVILENGAGLGG
- a CDS encoding carbohydrate ABC transporter permease, giving the protein MISRYRLGTYSMRVIVYGVLILLLVITIIPIWLLIVNATRSTTEIQQGVSALPSTHLLENFRILESKGINMGRGFANSLFVAVASTVVAVYFGFLTAYGIVIYDFKGRNLFMSFVILLVLIPMQFSIVGFFQYMSRLGLTDNYASLILPLVASAGAVFFAKQYLESVVVRELIDAARIDGASELGIFHRVMMPLAIPGAATLGIFAFVAAWNNFFNAFILISSLEKYTLPMLVQTLRGDVYRTEYGAIYLGLAITVVPIIVMYVFFARYIISGIAMGAMKE
- a CDS encoding sugar ABC transporter permease; the encoded protein is MRTGRLSTTSYGYLFIAPFIIGFLLFGLYPVYNTLALSLTNTTMMTREAHFIGLENFKRLFADDFFMKAVTNSWLIWLLNFIPQIGIALLLSAWFMNIRLKIRAVGMWRTLFFLPNLLMPAAVAALFFSLFSYYGPANQLMVTAGLQSEAIHYLQKIATTRGLLVFIQWWTWFGWTTIIIMAGMTAIPIHLFEAAMVDGASAGQMFTQITLPLLKPILIFVFVTSLVGGMTMFDIPFLLTDGRGSPASSIMTNNILMYLKFSSSKGHIAFASSVGVLVFIMTTVCALGIFYFLRDREGKATAVPETAPASPPGKGRQPA
- a CDS encoding LacI family transcriptional regulator, with the translated sequence MKTTRRSASITDVAKAAGVSISTVSRVLNARVDVADDTQQRVLAVIGELGYTSNLAARSMRSRRKNLIGLVVPDIGFPYSIEIMKGINRAIAESTFDLLLYTTGDVKKSGAALHEQHYISLLNNSIADGVIIVASAAADFVSEAPIVSVDPHGNNPNYPYVQGTNYEGAIQAMEYLLRLGHRRIGFITGRAEIGSGQRRLKGFRDALAKAGIEPDERLVVAGDFSTETGRKCALQLFSLKEPPTAIFAANDQSAIGVFLAASEAGVRIPEDCSVVGFDNIPEARYMGLTTVDQFLEQMGYIAVQMLAKLIDKEPLVKRVHKMPTQLVERTSCRPRTEPG
- a CDS encoding glycoside hydrolase family 3 C-terminal domain-containing protein — its product is MTSANRRIEILLSQMTLDEKLAQMGSCWFFELQTHGELDPVKLGARLKEGIGQITRPGGASTLPPVGIARAGNRIQKYLIEHTRLGIPAILHEESCCGAMVLGGTMYPQMLGLAATFRPALAEAMTRAIRDQLLAIGARLVLGPVLDLAFDARWGRTEETFGEDPTLTAHFGMAYIRGLQSDNLARGVAATGKHFIGHSLSQGGQNCGPVHLGMRELQDVYLIPFQAAIRDAGLAAIMNAYPEVDGEIVAASRRILTELLRDQLGFEGPVVSDYESVTMIHNYHHAAADLSRAASMALHAGIDVELPTLLCYGDPLKDALEAGAISLELVDNAVRRHLQLKVELGLLDNPYVSEEGVAETFETPANRQLARQIAGQSLVLLKNDGILPLKKTGQTLAVIGPHGDTGRNQLGGYSYAAVVELMTLQAPEGSSFVGLDAASLAQDDIRVVTILQGIKAIVPPETKVLFAPGCGLLDGEPEGLAKALAIAEAADVIILALGERSGLVPSCTTGETRDSADLRLPPVQEELARRLLEAGKPIVLVLINGRPLAVPWLAEHMNAILEAWLPGEEGGGAVAEVLFGETNPGGKLPITFPRAVGQVPLTYNHKPSGMRSNWYVDYVAEKAAPLYPFGHGLSYTTFEYGSLSISPAQATAGERVAICVAVTNTGRRAGEEVVQLYVRDEFASVPRPVKQLMGFARVELRPGERKTIRFDLPIDQLGFISSAMKLVIEPGRILVMIGSSSEDIRLQGEFEIVGPDVMPIENRVFACPVEIEP
- a CDS encoding ABC transporter substrate-binding protein translates to MRKSLLLLVSLLVAASMVLTACGGAATEAPAPTEAPAAPAEQPTAAPAAPAEKEVLNVWSFTNEIKTMATAFEGKHPDVDVVYTMIPMTNGEYQTKLKASLGTADVPDVVALEAAFVKEWVEADFLADLNDLLPLTEELKTFPAVVQVGANEGVSKGFSYQATPGGFFYRRSIAKECLGTDDPAAVQAMVADLDKFVETAAKIKECSAGKTFMVGTSAELFNPFLANRAQPWVVDDTLVIDPKVEEYVAFAKLMRDNGYESQATQWTEGWFAGMSDTLKDAEGNPVRVFSYFLPTWGLPYVLQPNSGETGGDWALIDGPMAYQWGGTWVGAMADSPNLDMAKEFIKFVALDEENLTNWATGVYTNEYLKAIDPETPEDQKQAPGDFVSSQVVVEKITPEFDGSALYDWLGGQNNYEAFGKAAPKVNGALMTGSDDAIQRAMNDPLASYLLGDITEAEFWQQWLDAVQNLFPELTIPEPPVTG